In the genome of Phoenix dactylifera cultivar Barhee BC4 unplaced genomic scaffold, palm_55x_up_171113_PBpolish2nd_filt_p 000130F, whole genome shotgun sequence, the window CGGCATCACTTCTGTATGAAGGCACATGCATTCTCGCATACAGTTGTTGtttgaatttttaatttcttttttttttttggtacaccggCTTGTCACACTATACGTATATGAGTAcctaatttttaatttctaataTGAGTTTGATTACATAACTACGAGATTGCTTATAACTTTCTTGTAGATACCGAAGAACAATTTCAAAATAATGAACAAGTTCGGCTGTaacaattaaaaatattttaaagatgTCTTAATAATTTTCTGGACCTTTAAAGGGTGCCAATTATCTTTGAGTAATTGATCACTTTTGATAGAGGCACTCTCAATAAAGGTCACTAAGGTCACTTGGTTTGAATCTTGTAGTGAGTCTGTTGAGGCTTGTGTGTCTGAATTTCAGAAGAAAGACGTCACTTGGAGAGCGATAACTTAGATGTATTGAGTAGATGATTCAGATAAATCTTGGTTGTtgtttgcaaaacatcatctaaATCCATTGTAGCCCAGCCTCATGATATTCTTCATattgtaattatttttaaaaaatatagatcCTTCAGTATTCCTTATTCTTTATAGATTTGGATGACACTGTTCTCATATCTAAGTTTGGGAGTATTTCTGGTTTTTTGATATATGTATCTCTAATTACCAAGAAATATTTTACTTTTACCTCTTCATGTTCCATCACTATGTTTTTTCACTTTCAAAGTTTGTAGAATTAACAGTAGACTCCCCTCTAGCTGTCTTTAAAATTATCTAACACACTTGCGTTtatggtgatttttttttttttgtagttttgAAGCTTTTTCGTTCTAACATTGCTAATGATCATTGCCTACATTTTGTGCTCCGAATAAAGTCCTGGTTAGTTGCTGCAGCACTATTGGCTTTTACAACCAGAACAGGATTTGAATGGTTGATGGAATAGGAATTTAGTTAGATTAGAGTCCTGTGACAAATACGTTAAGTGGTTGAGTAGGCTATATTATTGCACATATGCTAGGTGGGATAGAATTAGAATTTCAAAGAGAAAAAGATGCTAGATGTCAAGCGTGGCTATTGGATCCGCAATCAAGTGGCGATACATGTAGTTGTTTTGTCTGGTTATGGCGGGAAATCAAAACAGTGGCttgtaaaatttgaaattgaatGCGAATCGAGTATATGGTTGACTATAGATCTTACTACCAGAGTCAGGATCTTCAGGCTACATCTTAATAAACGATTCCTTGTTCTACTAGAAGCAAAATAATACTTATCAGGTGTCCATAATTATTATTTTGGCCTTAGCCAATCATAATAGAGTGGTCTAGTAGCATTCTTTAGAGAAAATGGATCTTTGGTTCTTGGATAGAGGAGTCGAGAGTGGAGTTCAGCCAAGTCATCTTGGTGGTATAATGCGTTAGAGGGAGAATAGTGCTTGGCTCTTTGCGAGTTTTGTGTATCGGATATCTTGGATGGTTTGGAGGCGATGCTATTAAAATACTCTTGGTAGTTCATCAGCAAGAAGAAAGTGTGTGTCAAAGTCCAAAAAGGGGATTTGGATTTTTAGGCTATGGTGAATTGGGAGAATTATCATTATAGCTAGAATTTAGAGGAGCTTGGGATATTCATGCAACTATCCACTTGAGATCCTATGGGGTGTAATATCAAAGGGCTTTCAAACAAAGTTTTACCTGAGGAATGAGTTTGGAGCCACACTTTCTGAAGAATGAAGAAGCAGAACAGAACTAGTTTGAAGGGGATACTTGACCCGTTAAAGATTGGATCTAGTTCACAAAACCTAGAGTAGGGCAAGGTTTGTGGATGGATGCACTCTAGAAGAAAACCTAGGACACAAGGAACCTAATCATGTAGATGCAGGATCAATTCCTGAAGATGTTAAGGTTGAAGAGCTAGAGCATGAAAGTAAAATTTTTGCAGCAGTTGTGGATTCCATATGGAGATCTAGTAGCCTACGAGTTGAAGAGATAAATGAGCGTGGAGAGAGCCAAGCGCAGGAGGGGCATGAAGCTACAAGGTGAAGTGGAGTGGCCACGTGGGGTGTGGTGTGCAAGAGGTGCAGTTGCATGGTCACCTCCATTTTTTTCTCTATAtttcaatttatattatttttttctttgcccTACTGATCTAACTATTTAGCTTTATTACTTTGCCTAACATAGTCTAACAAAAACTTTTGTAAGATTTCACCCCCACTTCCTCACTTCTCTTTTATGACGTACTAACGTTCATCTCTAGAAAAAAGTGAGTCGATGTGCCTTATGTAATGAGTAGGTCTCTGTATATCAATTTTTGGATCTCTATAATATTTATCATCAAAGGTGAAGTCTGTCATCTTATAGGCTAGTTTTATGATTATCCGTGGGTCGGTCTATGGTTACTCGACATTTAACTTGGTGTATTTATATCTTTATACCTTTTCAGTTAGCTAGCTTTTCTGACAAATTCCTTAGCATTGTATATGCAAAGCTGTAGATTCAAATGCCATATATCATAGCTCTTTCATTCAACATTTCAGTCATATGTTGGTTTCTTCCATTTCATGTCTTTTATTTTTGGCTCGGGTCATCAGGATTTATGTGAAGTTAATATTCTACTTTGCTAATTAGATTCATATAGACAGTTTTGAATTATGCCCCCTGGCCCATCTCCTTTGCTTCTAATTTCTTAGGATCTCTTAGGAAGAGTTGTTTAAGTTTTTGTAGTGTTGTAATTAGGCGATGTTTTACTCATTTTTGTGTGGCTATATCATTGTTTTCCATGGTCCatggttcttttttctttcaccGTCTCTTTGTAAGATTCGTTAAGAAATCTGGAGCTGCACCGATATGAATGCTGTCCTAGTTGTcatcataaatttgtaattttcttTCTGGTAAACCAATTCAAAGTTGTGGTTGTGCAGGAAAACTGCATGCTATTGTGTACTGTAATTTATTCTCTTGTTGGCCATAATATGTTCTTATATATAGACTAAAAGGTAGAGTTTAATTACTCAAGCATGATAGGTAAGTTATGTGAGATACTAACGGATGTTTTGTTGTCTCttttgccttttcttttctGGGTTTGCTACTGAAGGAAATACATGGATGGCGGTGATGGGCGTGAAATGGGGTTGAAGCGACCACAGTTTGATTCAAGCCCATCATTTTTTGGGGCTTCTGCTGGTTCAAGCCTCATGTATAATCCTTCTTATGCATATGCTGGCCAACCTCCACCATTCCCAGTTGTCCGATTGCGTGGCCTTCCTTTTGATTGTTCAGAAGCTGATGTTATTGACTTCTTCCATGGTCTGGACATCATTGACATTCTCTTTGTTCATAAAGGTGGTCGGTTCAGTGGAGAAGCTTTTTGTGTATTGGCATATCCTCTGCAAGTGGATTTTGCCATTCAGAGAAATAGGCAGAACATGGGTAGAAGGTATATTGAGGTTTTTTAGGAGCAAGAGACAAGAATACTACAGTGCTGTTGCGCATGAAGTTTCTGACATGAGGGGTGGTTCTCCACGTCGTAGCGCTCCAAGGGCAAGGTCAGCTGATGACGGGAAGGATTTAATGGAGCATACTGGAGTTCTACGTATGAGAGGATTGCCATATTCTGCTGGGAAAGATGATGTGATGGACTTTTTTAAGGACTACGAACTCTCAGAGGACCGTGTTCATATTGTGCTAAATTCAGATGGCAGGCCAACGGGGGAAGCATTTGTGGAGTTTGCAAATGCAGAGGATTCAAAATCTGCAATGGGAAGGGATAGAATGACACTTGGAAGCCGTTATATAGAGCTGTTTCCTTCAACTGCCAAGGAGATGGATGACGCTATTTCTAGAGGACGATGAGGCTCGTCAATGGTAACAACAGGTTTTGGTTTACACCCAGTCATGCTACTGTATTATGTTATGCTTTTGTATGGAAAACTTGCTGCGACTTGTGATCTGATTTAAATCAAGGCTGGGTCTGACCAATGCATTTTGGATCTAGGTTATCTTATGGTGTGTTCCATCTAGTTAGTTACAAACTTAAAAAAGTAAAGCCAGTGCCCTGTCTTCTGTCCCTCTTCGTACATAATTTTATCTCTGATTTCTGCTATATAATCTGATCTGCAGAAATACAAATGA includes:
- the LOC103703680 gene encoding LOW QUALITY PROTEIN: G-rich sequence factor 1 (The sequence of the model RefSeq protein was modified relative to this genomic sequence to represent the inferred CDS: deleted 1 base in 1 codon), with the protein product MGQLAHNFLKRSQYSCRDSPFCCLTPQISFRMLAALEAGKYFFKNNLFISFHVVILPDGSIPEDVKVEELEHESKIFAAVVDSIWRSSSLRVEEINERGESQAQEGHEATRKYMDGGDGREMGLKRPQFDSSPSFFGASAGSSLMYNPSYAYAGQPPPFPVVRLRGLPFDCSEADVIDFFHGLDIIDILFVHKGGRFSGEAFCVLAYPLQVDFAIQRNRQNMGRRYIEVFRSKRQEYYSAVAHEVSDMRGGSPRRSAPRARSADDGKDLMEHTGVLRMRGLPYSAGKDDVMDFFKDYELSEDRVHIVLNSDGRPTGEAFVEFANAEDSKSAMGRDRMTLGSRYIELFPSTAKEMDDAISRGR